In Sorghum bicolor cultivar BTx623 chromosome 8, Sorghum_bicolor_NCBIv3, whole genome shotgun sequence, one genomic interval encodes:
- the LOC8067232 gene encoding probable prolyl 4-hydroxylase 3: protein MPPKKATLWTEDLSFEPRVRLHHNFLSKNECDHLISLAKPHLRRSKVVDPLTGGGKDSSSRTSSGMFLKRGQDTIVRTIEQRIADYTSVPIENGEPLQVLHYAVGQKFEPHFDYTDGTSVTKIGGPRKATFLMYLSDVEEGGETVFPNATAKGSAPSAKSGISVKPKMGDALLFWSMKPDGSLDPKSLHGASPVIKGDKWSATKWIHVNKYN, encoded by the exons ATGCCACCGAAAAAAGCAACACTGTGGACGGAGGACTTGTCGTTCGAGCCCCGCGTTAGGCTGCACCACAACTTCCTT TCCAAGAATGAATGTGACCATCTGATTTCGCTGGCAAAGCCTCATCTGAGGAGGTCGAAAGTAGTTGATCCCCTGACCGGAGGGGGCAAGGATAGCAG TAGCCGAACAAGTTCGGGAATGTTTCTTAAAAGAGGGCAGGACACAATTGTTCGTACAATTGAACAAAGGATAGCAGATTACACCTCGGTACCTATAG AGAATGGAGAGCCCCTTCAAGTTCTCCACTATGCAGTTGGGCAGAAGTTCGAGCCTCACTTCGACTACACCGACGGTACTTCCGTCACCAAAATAGGAGGCCCTCGTAAGGCGACTTTTCTCATGTATCT CTCGGATGTCGAAGAGGGTGGTGAGACTGTATTCCCTAACGCGACAGCGAAAGGCAGCGCACCGTCAGCAAAGAGTGGTATATCTGTTAAACCCAAAATGGGAGATGCATTACTTTTCTGGAGCATGAAGCCTGATGGATCTCTTGATCCCAAAAGCCTGCATG GTGCAAGTCCAGTGATTAAAGGCGACAAATGGTCAGCGACAAAGTGGATTCACGTTAATAAGTACAATTAG
- the LOC8067234 gene encoding mitochondrial substrate carrier family protein ucpB isoform X2, with amino-acid sequence MQLAGQRGNLVGMGTIFTQMVEAEGTRSLYLGLAPALTRSVVYGGLRLGLYEPCKHVCSYAFGSTNFAFKFASGVIAGGLATALTNPMEVLKVRLQMSKSSTSTIGEMRKVLAHEGFKALWKGVGPAMARAGCLTASQMATYDEAKQALMKWTPLEEGFQLHLISSCIAGTAGTLVTAPVDMIKTRLMLQRESKGTRVYRNGFHCAYQVVVTEGVKSLYKGGFATFARLGPQTTITFVVCEKLRELAGMTAI; translated from the exons ATGCAGCTTGCTGGGCAAAGAGGAAACTTAGTTGGAATG GGAACAATATTTACACAAATGGTTGAAGCGGAAGGGACTCGATCACTCTACCTGGGACTTGCACCAGCTTTGACAAGATCTGTTGTGTATGGTGGCCTTCGGTTAGGATTGTATGAGCCCTGCAAGCATGTCTGCAGTTATGCATTTGGTTCAACAAACTTTGCTTTTAAATTTGCATCTGGAGTCATTGCTGGGGGCCTTGCAACTGCTTTAACAAATCCCATGGAGGTTTTGAAG GTGAGGTTGCAGATGAGTAAAAGCAGTACCAGTACAATAGGAGAGATGAGGAAAGTTTTAGCACATGAAGGGTTCAAAGCACTTTGGAAAGGAGTTGGCCCAGCAATGGCAAGAGCAGGTTGCCTCACCGCATCACAAATGGCAACTTATGATGAGGCCAAGCAG GCCTTAATGAAGTGGACACCACTTGAAGAAGGTTTTCAATTACATCTCAT CTCGAGTTGCATAGCTGGAACAGCTGGCACTCTTGTGACCGCACCTGtagacatgatcaaaacacggTTAATGCTGCAACGGGAGTCCAAAGGTACCAGAGTATACAGGAACGGGTTCCATTGTGCTTACCAG GTTGTGGTGACAGAGGGTGTGAAATCACTTTATAAAGG CGGATTTGCCACATTTGCGAGATTAGGCCCTCAGACAACGATCACCTTCGTCGTGTGCGAGAAACTGCGTGAACTTGCAGGAATGACTGCTATCTAG
- the LOC8067236 gene encoding bifunctional 3-dehydroquinate dehydratase/shikimate dehydrogenase, chloroplastic, with protein sequence MATAATSTPPAWQRTLVCASLTARVPREMAAEVDAAAALGADVAELQVGCLDGFEPRRDLPVLLAQPRSLPVIVTYRPKWEGGQYAGEDEPRFEELLLAMELGAEYVDIEFKVADKFMKFLSGKKPQSCKLIVSAYDYERTPSVNELLNLVAQIRAIGADIVKISTTAADIVDASRMFQVLAHCQEKQVPIIGLVMKEQGFISRILCAKYGGYLTFASLEKGKESAPGQPTVSDLINKYKIRQIGPDTKVFGIIGNPVNHSKSPIVQNQAFRSVGFDAVFLPFLSDDLVEFLSTFSAPDYAGFSCTMPHKETALRCCDDVDPIARDIGAINTIIRRPDGKLVGYNTDYSGAISAIEDGIRASQSTDSTTSPLAGRLFVVIGAGGAGKALAYGAKEKGARVVIANRTFARAQELANKIGGTALTLSELENYHPEEGMILANATSVGMHPNVDGIPLSKQALKSYAVVFDAVFVPRETRLLREAAACGATVIDGLEMLIRLVMVQFKLFTGGMTAPERLMREAILTKTH encoded by the exons ATGGCGACTGCAGCGACTTCGACGCCGCCGGCGTGGCAGCGGACGTTGGTATGCGCGTCACTGACCGCGCGGGTACCCCGGGAGATGGCAGCGGAggtggacgccgccgccgcgctcggTGCCGACGTGGCGGAGCTCCAGGTTGGCTGCCTCGACGGCTTCGAGCCGCGCAGGGACCTGCCCGTGCTCCTCGCCCAGCCCCGCTCGCTCCCCGTCATCGTCACCTACAG GCCGAAATGGGAGGGCGGTCAGTACGCAGGCGAAGATGAGCCACGGTTTGAGGAGCTTCTACTGGCAATGGAGCTGGGAGCTGAATATGTTGACATCGAGTTCAAG GTCGCCGACAAATTTATGAAGTTTTTGTCTGGGAAGAAACCTCAAAGCTGTAAGCTCATTGTTTCAGCTTATGACTACGAGAGGACTCCCTCGGTCAATGAACTTCTGAATTTGGTGGCCCAGATACGAGCCATAGGGGCTGACATTGTGAAAATTTCAACCACTGCTGCTGACATTGTAGACGCATCAAGAATGTTTCAAGTACTTGCACATTGCCAA GAAAAGCAGGTGCCTATCATTGGGCTGGTGATGAAAGAACAGGGTTTTATTTCTCGGATTCTTTGTGCAAAATATGGCGGATACCTTACTTTTGCATCTCTTGAGAAAGGAAAAGAATCTGCTCCCGGGCAGCCGACGGTATCAGACTTGATAAATAAGTACAAAATTAGGCAGATAGGCCCTGATACTAAGGTCTTTGGTATTATTGGAAATCCAGTTAACCACAGTAAAAGCCCAATTGTGCAAAATCAAGCTTTCAGATCAGTGGGTTTCGATGCTGTGTTTTTGCCATTTTTGTCAGATGACTTGGTTGAGTTTCTTTCTACCTTCTCAGCACCAGATTATGCTGGCTTCAG TTGCACAATGCCCCATAAGGAAACAGCACTTAGGTGCTGTGACGATGTTGACCCTATTGCCAGG GACATTGGAGCTATTAATACAATTATTAGAAGGCCTGATGGAAAACTTGTAGGCTATAATACGGACTATTCTGGTGCTATTTCTGCTATTGAGGATGGAATAAGAG CATCACAATCAACAGATTCTACCACTTCGCCACTGGCTGGAAGGCTTTTTGTTGTCATAGGGGCTGGTGGTGCAGGGAAAGCACTAGCATATGGTGCAAAAGAGAAGGGAGCAAGAGTTGTGATTGCAAACCGTACATTTG CACGAGCTCAAGAACTTGCCAACAAAATTGGCGGGACTGCATTGACCCTGTCAGAGTTGGAAAACTACCATCCCGAGGAAGGGATGATTCTTGCAAACGCAACATCTGTTGGGATGCATCCAAATGTCGATGGAATTCCTTTATCTAAG CAAGCACTGAAATCCTATGCCGTTGTCTTCGATGCGGTCTTCGTGCCAAGAGAGACTAGACTTCTCCGAGAAGCTGCAGCGTGTGGAGCGACAGTTATTGACGGTCTGGAGATGCTAATCAGGCTAGTGATGGTTCAGTTTAAGCTTTTCACAGGGGGCATGACAG CTCCAGAAAGGTTGATGCGCGAGGCTATCCTGACGAAGACACATTGA
- the LOC8067235 gene encoding bifunctional 3-dehydroquinate dehydratase/shikimate dehydrogenase, chloroplastic isoform X2, translated as MATAMSVSAVTPAAAAVARPRTMVCVPATARAPREMAEELAAAAALGADVAELRLDCLAGFAPRRDLPVILAKPRPLPALVTYRPKWEGGEYEGDDESRFEALLLAMELGAEYVDVEFKVADKFMKLISGKKPDNCKLIVSSHNYENTPSSEELANLVAQIQATGADIVKIATTATEIVDVAKMFQILVHCQVPIIGLVMNDRGFISRVLCPKYGGFLTFGSLKKGKESAPAQPTAADLINVYNIRQIGPDTKVFGIIGKPVGHSKSPILHNEAFRSVGSNAVYVPFLVDDLAKFLNTYSSPDFAGFSCTIPHKEAAVRCCDEVDPIARDIGAVNTIVRRPDGKLVGYNTDYVGAISAIEDGIRASEQTDSDTSPLAGRLFVVIGAGGAGKALAYGAKEKGARVVIANRTFARAQELGNLIGGPALTLADLENYHPEEGMILANTTAIGMHPNVNETPLSKQALKSYAVVFDAVYTPKETRLLREAAECGATVVSGLEMFIRQAMGQFEHFTGMPVDDYKFRAIASSLDNPNTMKPRL; from the exons ATGGCGACGGCGATGTCGGTTTCGGCGGTGACACCGGCCGCCGCGGCGGTCGCGCGGCCGCGGACGATGGTCTGCGTGCCGGCGACGGCGCGGGCGCCGCGGGAGATGGCGGAGGAgctggccgccgccgcggcgctcgGCGCCGACGTGGCGGAGCTCCGCCTCGACTGCCTCGCCGGGTTCGCGCCGCGCAGGGACCTGCCCGTCATCCTCGCCAAGCCCCGCCCGCTCCCCGCCCTCGTCACCTACAG GCCCAAGTGGGAAGGGGGCGAATACGAAGGCGATGACGAATCACGCTTCGAGGCTCTGCTATTGGCAATGGAGCTGGGAGCTGAATATGTGGATGTTGAGTTTAAG GTGGCTGACAAATTTATGAAACTTATTTCTGGGAAGAAACCAGATAACTGTAAACTTATAGTTTCATCCCACAACTATGAGAACACTCCATCATCCGAGGAACTTGCAAATTTGGTGGCTCAGATTCAAGCAACGGGGGCTGATATTGTGAAAATAGCTACAACGGCTACTGaaattgttgatgtggcaaagaTGTTTCAAATACTTGTTCATTGCCAG GTGCCAATCATTGGGCTGGTGATGAATGACAGAGGTTTTATTTCTCGGGTTCTTTGCCCAAAATATGGTGGATTCCTTACTTTTGGGTCTCTCAAGAAAGGAAAAGAGTCTGCACCTGCACAGCCAACGGCTGCAGACTTGATAAATGTGTACAATATTAGGCAGATAGGCCCAGACACTAAGGTCTTTGGTATCATTGGGAAGCCGGTTGGCCATAGCAAAAGCCCAATTTTGCATAATGAAGCTTTCAGATCAGTGGGTTCCAATGCTGTGTATGTGCCATTTTTAGTGGATGACTTGGCTAAATTTCTTAATACATACTCTTCACCAGATTTTGCTGGCTTCAG TTGCACAATTCCTCATAAAGAAGCTGCTGTTAGGTGCTGTGATGAGGTTGATCCCATTGCCAGG GACATTGGAGCTGTTAACACAATCGTTAGAAGACCTGATGGAAAACTTGTTGGCTATAATACTGACTATGTTGGAGCTATATCTGCTATTGAGGATGGAATAAGAG CATCCGAACAAACGGATTCGGACACATCACCACTGGCTGGAAGGCTTTTTGTTGTCATCGGGGCTGGTGGCGCGGGAAAAGCACTGGCATATGGAGCAAAAGAGAAGGGAGCAAGAGTTGTAATTGCAAACCGTACTTTTG CACGTGCACAAGAACTTGGCAACTTAATTGGTGGGCCTGCATTGACTCTGGCGGATTTGGAAAACTACCATCCAGAGGAAGGGATGATTCTTGCAAATACAACAGCCATTGGAATGCATCCAAATGTGAATGAAACTCCTTTATCTAAG CAAGCACTCAAATCTTATGCTGTTGTGTTTGATGCGGTCTACACACCAAAAGAGACCAGACTTCTCCGAGAAGCTGCAGAATGTGGAGCTACAGTTGTTAGTGGTCTGGAGATGTTTATTCGGCAAGCTATGGGCCAGTTTGAGCATTTCACGGGCATGCCAG TGGATGATTACAAATTCCGAGCGATTGCAAGTTCATTGGACAATCCTAACACCATGAAGCCTCGTCTGTGA
- the LOC8067234 gene encoding mitochondrial substrate carrier family protein ucpB isoform X1, protein MQPRYGDARQQVRGRYGLYHFGTSGAAVAAATAFTHPLDVIKVRLQMQLAGQRGNLVGMGTIFTQMVEAEGTRSLYLGLAPALTRSVVYGGLRLGLYEPCKHVCSYAFGSTNFAFKFASGVIAGGLATALTNPMEVLKVRLQMSKSSTSTIGEMRKVLAHEGFKALWKGVGPAMARAGCLTASQMATYDEAKQALMKWTPLEEGFQLHLISSCIAGTAGTLVTAPVDMIKTRLMLQRESKGTRVYRNGFHCAYQVVVTEGVKSLYKGGFATFARLGPQTTITFVVCEKLRELAGMTAI, encoded by the exons ATGCAGCCGCGGTACGGAGACGCACGACAGCAGGTGCGGGGGCGTTACGGGCTGTACCACTTCGGCACCAgcggcgccgccgtcgccgctgcCACCGCCTTCACCCATCCACTCG ATGTTATCAAAGTCAGGCTTCAAATGCAGCTTGCTGGGCAAAGAGGAAACTTAGTTGGAATG GGAACAATATTTACACAAATGGTTGAAGCGGAAGGGACTCGATCACTCTACCTGGGACTTGCACCAGCTTTGACAAGATCTGTTGTGTATGGTGGCCTTCGGTTAGGATTGTATGAGCCCTGCAAGCATGTCTGCAGTTATGCATTTGGTTCAACAAACTTTGCTTTTAAATTTGCATCTGGAGTCATTGCTGGGGGCCTTGCAACTGCTTTAACAAATCCCATGGAGGTTTTGAAG GTGAGGTTGCAGATGAGTAAAAGCAGTACCAGTACAATAGGAGAGATGAGGAAAGTTTTAGCACATGAAGGGTTCAAAGCACTTTGGAAAGGAGTTGGCCCAGCAATGGCAAGAGCAGGTTGCCTCACCGCATCACAAATGGCAACTTATGATGAGGCCAAGCAG GCCTTAATGAAGTGGACACCACTTGAAGAAGGTTTTCAATTACATCTCAT CTCGAGTTGCATAGCTGGAACAGCTGGCACTCTTGTGACCGCACCTGtagacatgatcaaaacacggTTAATGCTGCAACGGGAGTCCAAAGGTACCAGAGTATACAGGAACGGGTTCCATTGTGCTTACCAG GTTGTGGTGACAGAGGGTGTGAAATCACTTTATAAAGG CGGATTTGCCACATTTGCGAGATTAGGCCCTCAGACAACGATCACCTTCGTCGTGTGCGAGAAACTGCGTGAACTTGCAGGAATGACTGCTATCTAG
- the LOC8067235 gene encoding bifunctional 3-dehydroquinate dehydratase/shikimate dehydrogenase, chloroplastic isoform X1 has translation MATAMSVSAVTPAAAAVARPRTMVCVPATARAPREMAEELAAAAALGADVAELRLDCLAGFAPRRDLPVILAKPRPLPALVTYRPKWEGGEYEGDDESRFEALLLAMELGAEYVDVEFKVADKFMKLISGKKPDNCKLIVSSHNYENTPSSEELANLVAQIQATGADIVKIATTATEIVDVAKMFQILVHCQEKQVPIIGLVMNDRGFISRVLCPKYGGFLTFGSLKKGKESAPAQPTAADLINVYNIRQIGPDTKVFGIIGKPVGHSKSPILHNEAFRSVGSNAVYVPFLVDDLAKFLNTYSSPDFAGFSCTIPHKEAAVRCCDEVDPIARDIGAVNTIVRRPDGKLVGYNTDYVGAISAIEDGIRASEQTDSDTSPLAGRLFVVIGAGGAGKALAYGAKEKGARVVIANRTFARAQELGNLIGGPALTLADLENYHPEEGMILANTTAIGMHPNVNETPLSKQALKSYAVVFDAVYTPKETRLLREAAECGATVVSGLEMFIRQAMGQFEHFTGMPVDDYKFRAIASSLDNPNTMKPRL, from the exons ATGGCGACGGCGATGTCGGTTTCGGCGGTGACACCGGCCGCCGCGGCGGTCGCGCGGCCGCGGACGATGGTCTGCGTGCCGGCGACGGCGCGGGCGCCGCGGGAGATGGCGGAGGAgctggccgccgccgcggcgctcgGCGCCGACGTGGCGGAGCTCCGCCTCGACTGCCTCGCCGGGTTCGCGCCGCGCAGGGACCTGCCCGTCATCCTCGCCAAGCCCCGCCCGCTCCCCGCCCTCGTCACCTACAG GCCCAAGTGGGAAGGGGGCGAATACGAAGGCGATGACGAATCACGCTTCGAGGCTCTGCTATTGGCAATGGAGCTGGGAGCTGAATATGTGGATGTTGAGTTTAAG GTGGCTGACAAATTTATGAAACTTATTTCTGGGAAGAAACCAGATAACTGTAAACTTATAGTTTCATCCCACAACTATGAGAACACTCCATCATCCGAGGAACTTGCAAATTTGGTGGCTCAGATTCAAGCAACGGGGGCTGATATTGTGAAAATAGCTACAACGGCTACTGaaattgttgatgtggcaaagaTGTTTCAAATACTTGTTCATTGCCAG gaaaAGCAGGTGCCAATCATTGGGCTGGTGATGAATGACAGAGGTTTTATTTCTCGGGTTCTTTGCCCAAAATATGGTGGATTCCTTACTTTTGGGTCTCTCAAGAAAGGAAAAGAGTCTGCACCTGCACAGCCAACGGCTGCAGACTTGATAAATGTGTACAATATTAGGCAGATAGGCCCAGACACTAAGGTCTTTGGTATCATTGGGAAGCCGGTTGGCCATAGCAAAAGCCCAATTTTGCATAATGAAGCTTTCAGATCAGTGGGTTCCAATGCTGTGTATGTGCCATTTTTAGTGGATGACTTGGCTAAATTTCTTAATACATACTCTTCACCAGATTTTGCTGGCTTCAG TTGCACAATTCCTCATAAAGAAGCTGCTGTTAGGTGCTGTGATGAGGTTGATCCCATTGCCAGG GACATTGGAGCTGTTAACACAATCGTTAGAAGACCTGATGGAAAACTTGTTGGCTATAATACTGACTATGTTGGAGCTATATCTGCTATTGAGGATGGAATAAGAG CATCCGAACAAACGGATTCGGACACATCACCACTGGCTGGAAGGCTTTTTGTTGTCATCGGGGCTGGTGGCGCGGGAAAAGCACTGGCATATGGAGCAAAAGAGAAGGGAGCAAGAGTTGTAATTGCAAACCGTACTTTTG CACGTGCACAAGAACTTGGCAACTTAATTGGTGGGCCTGCATTGACTCTGGCGGATTTGGAAAACTACCATCCAGAGGAAGGGATGATTCTTGCAAATACAACAGCCATTGGAATGCATCCAAATGTGAATGAAACTCCTTTATCTAAG CAAGCACTCAAATCTTATGCTGTTGTGTTTGATGCGGTCTACACACCAAAAGAGACCAGACTTCTCCGAGAAGCTGCAGAATGTGGAGCTACAGTTGTTAGTGGTCTGGAGATGTTTATTCGGCAAGCTATGGGCCAGTTTGAGCATTTCACGGGCATGCCAG TGGATGATTACAAATTCCGAGCGATTGCAAGTTCATTGGACAATCCTAACACCATGAAGCCTCGTCTGTGA
- the LOC8067235 gene encoding bifunctional 3-dehydroquinate dehydratase/shikimate dehydrogenase, chloroplastic isoform X3, protein MATAMSVSAVTPAAAAVARPRTMVCVPATARAPREMAEELAAAAALGADVAELRLDCLAGFAPRRDLPVILAKPRPLPALVTYRPKWEGGEYEGDDESRFEALLLAMELGAEYVDVEFKVADKFMKLISGKKPDNCKLIVSSHNYENTPSSEELANLVAQIQATGADIVKIATTATEIVDVAKMFQILVHCQEKQVPIIGLVMNDRGFISRVLCPKYGGFLTFGSLKKGKESAPAQPTAADLINVYNIRQIGPDTKVFGIIGKPVGHSKSPILHNEAFRSVGSNAVYVPFLVDDLAKFLNTYSSPDFAGFSCTIPHKEAAVRCCDEVDPIARDIGAVNTIVRRPDGKLVGYNTDYVGAISAIEDGIRASEQTDSDTSPLAGRLFVVIGAGGAGKALAYGAKEKGARVVIANRTFARAQELGNLIGGPALTLADLENYHPEEGMILANTTAIGMHPNVNETPLSKQALKSYAVVFDAVYTPKETRLLREAAECGATVVSGLEMFIRQAMGQFEHFTGMPAPDSLMRDIVLTKT, encoded by the exons ATGGCGACGGCGATGTCGGTTTCGGCGGTGACACCGGCCGCCGCGGCGGTCGCGCGGCCGCGGACGATGGTCTGCGTGCCGGCGACGGCGCGGGCGCCGCGGGAGATGGCGGAGGAgctggccgccgccgcggcgctcgGCGCCGACGTGGCGGAGCTCCGCCTCGACTGCCTCGCCGGGTTCGCGCCGCGCAGGGACCTGCCCGTCATCCTCGCCAAGCCCCGCCCGCTCCCCGCCCTCGTCACCTACAG GCCCAAGTGGGAAGGGGGCGAATACGAAGGCGATGACGAATCACGCTTCGAGGCTCTGCTATTGGCAATGGAGCTGGGAGCTGAATATGTGGATGTTGAGTTTAAG GTGGCTGACAAATTTATGAAACTTATTTCTGGGAAGAAACCAGATAACTGTAAACTTATAGTTTCATCCCACAACTATGAGAACACTCCATCATCCGAGGAACTTGCAAATTTGGTGGCTCAGATTCAAGCAACGGGGGCTGATATTGTGAAAATAGCTACAACGGCTACTGaaattgttgatgtggcaaagaTGTTTCAAATACTTGTTCATTGCCAG gaaaAGCAGGTGCCAATCATTGGGCTGGTGATGAATGACAGAGGTTTTATTTCTCGGGTTCTTTGCCCAAAATATGGTGGATTCCTTACTTTTGGGTCTCTCAAGAAAGGAAAAGAGTCTGCACCTGCACAGCCAACGGCTGCAGACTTGATAAATGTGTACAATATTAGGCAGATAGGCCCAGACACTAAGGTCTTTGGTATCATTGGGAAGCCGGTTGGCCATAGCAAAAGCCCAATTTTGCATAATGAAGCTTTCAGATCAGTGGGTTCCAATGCTGTGTATGTGCCATTTTTAGTGGATGACTTGGCTAAATTTCTTAATACATACTCTTCACCAGATTTTGCTGGCTTCAG TTGCACAATTCCTCATAAAGAAGCTGCTGTTAGGTGCTGTGATGAGGTTGATCCCATTGCCAGG GACATTGGAGCTGTTAACACAATCGTTAGAAGACCTGATGGAAAACTTGTTGGCTATAATACTGACTATGTTGGAGCTATATCTGCTATTGAGGATGGAATAAGAG CATCCGAACAAACGGATTCGGACACATCACCACTGGCTGGAAGGCTTTTTGTTGTCATCGGGGCTGGTGGCGCGGGAAAAGCACTGGCATATGGAGCAAAAGAGAAGGGAGCAAGAGTTGTAATTGCAAACCGTACTTTTG CACGTGCACAAGAACTTGGCAACTTAATTGGTGGGCCTGCATTGACTCTGGCGGATTTGGAAAACTACCATCCAGAGGAAGGGATGATTCTTGCAAATACAACAGCCATTGGAATGCATCCAAATGTGAATGAAACTCCTTTATCTAAG CAAGCACTCAAATCTTATGCTGTTGTGTTTGATGCGGTCTACACACCAAAAGAGACCAGACTTCTCCGAGAAGCTGCAGAATGTGGAGCTACAGTTGTTAGTGGTCTGGAGATGTTTATTCGGCAAGCTATGGGCCAGTTTGAGCATTTCACGGGCATGCCAG CTCCAGATAGCCTGATGCGTGATATTGTTCTGACAAAGACATAG